In one window of Onychomys torridus chromosome 7, mOncTor1.1, whole genome shotgun sequence DNA:
- the LOC118587929 gene encoding LOW QUALITY PROTEIN: C-C chemokine receptor type 1-like (The sequence of the model RefSeq protein was modified relative to this genomic sequence to represent the inferred CDS: deleted 1 base in 1 codon): protein MEISATTEDYYTTTEFDYGDSTPCQKAAVRALGAGLLPPLYSLVFIIGVIGNVLVVLVLMQYRRLRSMTSIYLFNLAISDLVFLFTLPFWIDYKLKDNWVFGDAMCKILSGFYYLGLYSEIFFIILLTVDRYLAIVHAVFALQARTVTFGIITSIITWVLAILASIPGLYFFKVQWEATHHTCSPHFPYESLKQWKRFQALKLNLLGLILPLLVMIICYTGIISILQRRPSEKKAKAVRLIFAITLLFFLLWTPYNLTVFVSAFQDVLFTNPCEQSKQLDLAMQVTEVIAYTHCCVNPVIYVFVGERFRKYLRQLFQRHMAVPLAKWLPSHFVDQPERASSISPSTGEHELSAGF from the exons ATGGAGATTTCAGCTACCACAGAAGACTACTATACAACCACAGAATTTGACTATGGGGACTCCACCCCATGTCAAAAGGCTGCTGTAAGAGCCTTAGGGGCTGGACTCCTC CCCCCCCTGTACTCCCTGGTATTTATCATTGGAGTGATAGGCAATGTTCTGGTCGTTCTGGTGCTCATGCAGTACAGGAGGCTTCGAAGCATGACCAGCATCTACCTGTTCAACCTGGCCATCTCTGATCTGGTCTTCCTTTTCACTTTGCCTTTCTGGATTGACTACAAGCTGAAAGACAACTGGGTTTTTGGTGATGCCATGTGTAAGATCCTCTCTGGGTTTTATTACCTGGGCTTATACAGTGAGATATTCTTTATCATTCTGCTGACAGTTGACAGGTACCTGGCCATTGTCCATGCTGTGTTTGCCCTTCAGGCCAGGACTGTCACTTTTGGCATTATCACCAGTATCATAACCTGGGTCCTAGCCATCTTGGCCTCCATTCCTGGCTTATACTTTTTCAAAGTCCAGTGGGAGGCCACTCACCATACCTGTAGCCCTCATTTCCCCTATGAGAGCCTGAAGCAGTGGAAGCGGTTTCAGGCTCTGAAACTGAACCTCCTTGGGCTAATTTTGCCTCTGCTAGTCATGATAATCTGCTACACAGGGATCATCAGCATTCTGCAAAGACGACCCAGTGAGAAGAAGGCCAAAGCCGTGCGCCTGATATTTGCTATCAcgcttcttttcttcctcctctggacCCCCTATAATTTGACTGTATTTGTTTCTGCTTTCCAAGATGTTCTGTTCACCAATCCATGTGAGCAGAGCAAACAGCTGGACCTGGCCATGCAGGTGACCGAGGTGATTGCCTACACTCACTGCTGTGTCAACCCAGTCATTTATGTCTTTGTGGGTGAGCGGTTCCGGAAGTACCTCCGGCAACTGTTTCAAAGACATATGGCTGTACCCCTGGCAAAATGGCTGCCCTCCCATTTTGTGGACCAACCAGAAAGGGCCAGTTCCATATCTCCATCCACAGGAGAGCATGAGCTCTCTGCTGGCTTCTGA